The Streptomyces europaeiscabiei genome window below encodes:
- a CDS encoding TerD family protein: MTHAMLKGSNVPIEATAVRAVLRWAPGQGVPVVDASALLLGPDGRVRSDEDFVFYNQPRHPSGKVWRLGQKRVAEGLTDTIQTDLAGVESAVSQILLVASAGDVSFDSVPSLRILLYDAAVTDAEPLAYFDIKPETGEETALICGELYRRGGGWKFRALGEGYTNGLEGLATDFGISVDESAADQTATIQTPAPEISAPLPPEQPPTGVPSQPSYGYPPAAPAQQPTQSAYGYPHPQPTPATANGPAYGYPQPTAAALDPNFRLPPQGPQFIGR, translated from the coding sequence ATGACGCACGCGATGCTGAAGGGGTCGAACGTCCCGATCGAAGCCACGGCGGTCCGCGCCGTGCTGCGCTGGGCGCCCGGACAGGGTGTCCCGGTGGTCGACGCCTCGGCGCTGCTCCTCGGTCCTGACGGCCGCGTACGGTCCGACGAGGACTTCGTCTTCTACAACCAGCCGCGCCACCCCTCGGGCAAGGTGTGGCGGCTCGGCCAGAAGCGCGTGGCCGAAGGCCTCACCGACACGATCCAGACCGACCTGGCGGGTGTCGAGTCCGCTGTCAGCCAGATTCTCCTCGTGGCCTCCGCCGGGGACGTCTCCTTCGACAGCGTGCCGTCCCTGCGCATCCTGCTGTACGACGCCGCGGTCACCGACGCAGAGCCGCTGGCGTACTTCGACATCAAGCCCGAGACCGGCGAGGAGACCGCCCTCATCTGCGGTGAGCTGTACCGCCGCGGCGGCGGCTGGAAGTTCCGCGCCCTGGGTGAGGGCTACACCAACGGGCTGGAGGGCCTCGCCACGGACTTCGGCATCTCGGTCGACGAGTCCGCCGCCGACCAGACCGCCACGATCCAGACCCCGGCCCCGGAGATCTCGGCCCCGCTGCCCCCCGAGCAGCCCCCGACCGGCGTCCCGTCCCAGCCCTCGTACGGCTACCCGCCTGCGGCCCCCGCACAACAGCCCACCCAGTCGGCGTACGGCTACCCGCACCCCCAGCCGACCCCCGCCACCGCCAACGGCCCGGCGTACGGCTACCCCCAGCCCACAGCGGCGGCCCTGGACCCGAACTTCCGCCTACCGCCTCAGGGGCCGCAGTTCATCGGCCGCTGA
- a CDS encoding HpcH/HpaI aldolase/citrate lyase family protein translates to MRHFGHVAPAERQRLFYREPGVFDADSPARVLAAALGATLYSPATRERLADDIVKQAGRGVVSMVLCLEDSIDDSEVVGAEENLVRQFADLAGRPDAELPLLFIRVRFPEQIPDLVSRFGPAVRLLSGFVFPKFTEERGVAFLEALTAAEATSGRRLFGMPVLESPELMYRETRVEALQGIAHTVDKYRDRVLALRLGVTDFCSSYALRRPPDMTAYDVQIVASVIADVVNVLGRADGTGFTVTGPVWEYFRVQERMFKPQLRTSPFLANRAGQLRESLIEHALDGLLREISLDQANGLLGKTCIHPSHVLPVHALSVVSHEEFSDAQDIVRPDRNGGGVLRSASRNKMNEVKPHRAWAERVLQRAEVFGVANEDIGFVDLLAAGLPD, encoded by the coding sequence ATGCGTCATTTCGGGCACGTCGCCCCTGCGGAGCGTCAGCGTCTCTTCTACCGGGAGCCGGGAGTCTTCGACGCCGACTCGCCGGCCCGCGTGCTCGCCGCCGCGCTGGGCGCCACGCTCTACAGCCCGGCGACCCGGGAGCGGCTGGCCGACGACATCGTCAAGCAGGCCGGGCGTGGCGTGGTCTCCATGGTGCTGTGCCTGGAGGACTCCATCGACGACTCGGAGGTCGTGGGCGCCGAGGAGAACCTCGTCCGGCAGTTCGCCGATCTCGCCGGGCGGCCGGACGCCGAGCTTCCACTGCTGTTCATCAGAGTCCGCTTCCCCGAGCAGATACCCGACCTGGTCAGCCGATTCGGCCCGGCCGTACGGCTGCTGTCCGGATTCGTGTTCCCGAAGTTCACCGAGGAGCGGGGCGTCGCGTTCCTGGAGGCGCTCACCGCCGCCGAGGCCACGAGCGGGCGGCGGCTGTTCGGGATGCCGGTGCTCGAATCGCCCGAGCTGATGTACAGGGAAACGCGCGTAGAGGCGCTGCAGGGCATCGCCCACACCGTCGACAAGTACCGTGACCGGGTCCTCGCGCTGCGCCTCGGCGTCACCGACTTCTGCTCCTCCTACGCCCTGCGCCGGCCGCCCGACATGACCGCGTACGACGTCCAGATCGTCGCCTCCGTGATCGCGGACGTGGTGAACGTGCTGGGGCGCGCCGACGGCACCGGGTTCACCGTGACCGGGCCGGTGTGGGAGTACTTCCGGGTCCAGGAGCGCATGTTCAAGCCACAGCTGCGCACGAGCCCCTTCCTGGCGAACCGGGCCGGACAGCTGCGCGAGTCGCTCATCGAGCACGCGCTGGACGGTCTGCTGCGCGAGATCTCCCTCGACCAGGCCAACGGGCTGCTCGGCAAGACCTGCATCCATCCCTCGCACGTCCTGCCGGTGCACGCGCTGTCCGTGGTCAGCCACGAGGAGTTCAGCGACGCCCAGGACATCGTGCGGCCCGACCGCAACGGGGGTGGGGTACTGCGCTCCGCCTCCCGCAACAAGATGAACGAGGTCAAGCCGCACCGCGCCTGGGCGGAAAGGGTTCTGCAGCGCGCCGAGGTGTTCGGGGTCGCCAACGAGGACATCGGGTTCGTGGACCTGCTGGCCGCGGGTCTGCCCGACTGA